The Diadema setosum chromosome 4, eeDiaSeto1, whole genome shotgun sequence genome window below encodes:
- the LOC140227471 gene encoding UDP-glucuronosyltransferase 2B4-like, with protein sequence MNLAVGRWMSTCYRWFILGLLIIACASSQVESANILLSGGLGDGSHFLSIVPIGRSLLQRGHNVTFLVADEYLHKAVDSVSDSKLFNFEVFHFPGLIDKMDEGFSRLGEIVFTESIISQQKQLLQPVNIINGQACRAVFEDPELLERMRWYDAYVLDVVWPCGVFVKSYLERHKDTKDIPIAIFAPMVPIPFIFDQSGSPFVPSYQPVLITMLSSSMSFFERCKNVFFYIFSKVATKDVFLNPYSKLVPEYDLDPDLTSTISAHVDLYFINSDISGEFVFSLMPNVIPVGGVTSRPANLLDEDLEEFMESSGDHGVLVFSLGSYFAQITTSHPDVIEMFIEAFSRIPQKVIMHLKKLPSRKLPDNIKALPWLPLNDLMGHSKTRAVLYHGGNNGYYEALYHGVPLVVMPLAGDQYDVAVRVLSKGFGTKINKNRLSTEHIYEQLNEVLSNPKYQATAKRLSAIFRDRPMKPADTAAFWIEHVIKHGGEHLRPPTLDMPFYRIYMLDIAIVAFACIALISFIVSHVIRWCCCSENQLKPKRE encoded by the coding sequence ATGAACTTGGCAGTGGGAAGATGGATGTCTACATGCTATCGCTGGTTCATTCTGGGTCTGCTAATAATTGCATGCGCATCCTCACAGGTGGAATCAGCAAACATTCTCTTGTCGGGTGGTTTGGGAGACGGCAGCCATTTTCTCTCCATCGTACCAATCGGTAGGAGCCTATTACAAAGGGGGCACAACGTGACCTTCTTGGTGGCCGATGAATACCTGCACAAAGCTGTCGATAGTGTCTCAGATTCGAAACTATTTAACTTTGAAGTTTTCCACTTTCCTGGGCTGATAGACAAAATGGATGAAGGCTTCAGTCGCCTGGGTGAAATCGTGTTCACAGAGTCCATTATATCTCAGCAAAAGCAACTGCTCCAACCTGTCAACATCATCAATGGCCAAGCATGTAGGGCTGTCTTTGAGGATCCCGAACTCCTTGAGCGAATGCGATGGTATGATGCCTACGTTCTTGATGTCGTCTGGCCCTGTGGAGTTTTCGTCAAATCCTATCTCGAGAGGCACAAAGACACCAAAGATATTCCAATTGCAATTTTCGCTCCAATGGTTCCGATTCCGTTTATCTTTGATCAGTCAGGTTCCCCCTTTGTACCATCCTACCAACCCGTCCTTATCACCATGCTCTCTTCTTCTATGTCATTCTTTGAAAGGTGCAAAAATGTattcttttatatattttccAAAGTAGCAACCAAAGATGTTTTCCTGAATCCTTACAGTAAGTTGGTGCCTGAATACGATTTAGACCCGGATCTTACGTCTACAATAAGTGCACACGTGGATCTGTATTTTATTAACTCGGACATCTCTGGGGAGTTTGTGTTTTCGTTAATGCCAAACGTCATACCAGTTGGTGGGGTGACGTCAAGGCCTGCGAATCTTCTAGACGAGGATCTGGAGGAATTCATGGAAAGTTCCGGAGACCATGGAGTTCTGGTTTTCTCACTTGGCTCATACTTTGCCCAAATTACTACATCACACCCAGACGTCATCGAGATGTTTATAGAGGCCTTCAGTCGGATTCCTCAGAAAGTCATCATGCACTTGAAGAAACTTCCCTCTCGGAAACTGCCTGACAACAtcaaggcgttgccatggttaccCCTCAACGATCTCATGGGGCATTCCAAAACACGAGCAGTCCTATACCATGGCGGGAACAATGGCTATTATGAAGCATTGTATCATGGAGTTCCTCTGGTTGTCATGCCGTTAGCAGGTGACCAATATGACGTGGCAGTGAGGGTCCTGAGCAAAGGCTTTGgcacaaaaataaataagaacAGACTCAGCACAGAACACATATACGAACAGCTCAACGAGGTGTTGTCCAATCCTAAGTATCAGGCTACCGCCAAACGACTGTCTGCCATCTTCCGAGACCGACCGATGAAGCCGGCAGATACTGCTGCATTTTGGATCGAGCACGTGATCAAACATGGAGGGGAACACTTGCGCCCACCAACTCTTGATATGCCATTCTATCGGATTTACATGCTTGATATAGCAATTGTTGCTTTCGCATGCATTGCCCTAATTTCTTTCATTGTTTCCCATGTAATAAGGTGGTGTTGTTGTTCTGAAAATCAATTAAAACCCAAGAGGGAATGA